The DNA window TGGCTCTGGGGCACTTGTGGAATCCCATACCGAGGCTATGAGGAACGTAACAGCTGGGCCGAACTTTCCTTTTCTGGACCTCTTGAACATGACGAGTAGGACTCCTGCGGCCTCTTCCAGTGCCAGTGCCAGTGCCAATCCGCAAGGCAGTAACCTTTTCTTCCCCGTCTCGTATTCTGCGAGCAATTATAACCAGAGACAACCCATCTCCGCCGGTATGTTGCTTGCCAACCAAGATCGCTCACTCAACTACGAATCCTGGAATAAGGGCAACAGCCAATCTCAACCTCTGAGTGAGTTACCACAAGCTCTTCTCCTCTTATTACTCCTAATATTcgtttctttcttattttttacttttttcaaCTAGTTCATAATGAAAGCCCCCATTTACTTGCGATATGGCTCTAGTTGTTGTTGCTCTTCTTCTTGCtcttgctgttgctgttgctgttgtaCTAATTTAAAGGAAAACCATTTTAGTTTGGCCGATCTATTTCCCTGTCCATTCAAAGAAAAAATGTATTCGGTCAATAAAAACcacattttcaaattttttttttttttcaacttgatGGCATCTTGGATAATGTCAGAATGATACTGAAGGTGATAGAATGACTTACTTGTAGTATTACtaaattgttgttgttgtttccaTTATACTAATATATAATGAAAAGCTGTTTAGTTTGGTCCATCGATTTCCCGGTCCATCCTAAGAGAATGTATTCaattaataaaaatcaaattttcagaacatttttttttcctttaaatttgaTGGTGTCTTAGAAAATCTCAGAATGATACTGAAGGTGATAGAATGACTTACAGATGGATTTCCAGTTCATCGTCGAAGTTACGATCTTAATTCACTGCCCAAAACAATCGCTGATGGTGTTTCGAATGGGGCTACGTCCATACAGTTTGCACCAGTAACACCAGATAAGAAGCAGATAATTCAGGACCAGACGCGTTCTGGAAGAGCAGATTTATCTGTAGGTGAAAAATCATATAAGGAACAGGATAAGCAAGAGGTTTTCGTTACTCCCAACAGGAATGAAGCAATCGAGCTCAACAGTGGGGGTTGCTCAATGCCCATGAGTTGCATGAGTGAGGTGGTTGAGCTTCAAAGTGAACTCTCACATCCCCTGGTGGGCACATCTTCTGTTGCCGTTTCAACCACATTAAAGGAAAACCATGACCTTGGAAATGTAGGGGACAACGGCTTTGATCTGAACAAGACACCACTGCAAAAGCCTAAAAGGAAGAAGCACAGGCCCAAAGTCGTCGTGGAAGGCAAACGCAAAAGGACTCCAAAGCAGGCAAGTGACAAACAGAACCCAACAGTGAAGAGGAAGTATGTGAGGAAGAAAGCCCTCAAAACCTCAGAAACTCCGCCAGCAGAGGCTGTAGGGGAGGCAATAGAACTATCACCCAGTTTGACTGTGAAATCATGCAGGCGGGTGCTGAATTTTGACTTGGAAGATCAAGGAAGAGATGAAGACCCCTGCAAATCACTCAATAATCAGGAGGGGCTTCTGCTCAACAGTGTTgaaagctcttcttcaaggtGGATGTTTAATACGAATTCAGAATCTCAGGCCCAGGACTTGAGCAAAGCAATTGATGGTGGCTCTGGAACCAAATCAAATGTGCAGCTTGACCAAGCCGTTGAAGTTATAGCAGAAAACTCCTCAGGTAGGATTGAATATGACCGTAACTGTTCCTTGAACCAGGTGGTCAAAAATTACATTTCCTTGCCTGAAACAACAGCCCCAGCTCCACAACCCACAATGAGAGACCCACCAAAAGAAAGTTCAAACTGCCTCCCAACTAACAGAAATGAAATGGAGAAACCATGTTCCAGCCTCAGCAATGGAAAAAACAGTCATCCTCTCATCCAACAACATGCTCAAGTAGAGGAAATCAGTCGCATGGTCTTCCAAACAGGAGCTAcacttgacaaaaatgaaaaacctGGACAACCATTATCGCAGTGTGGCTCACAATCTCTGTCAAAACGTCAAAATGATCCCTATAGCAATCTCCATGTACCATTTGTTGAGACAGAACAAGCAAGGGGATCAAAGAGAGAATATTTTCATACAATTGACAAGACAGATGCACAGACCATATGTATGAGGCGAGTCCAACAAAATTCTTTGCAGGCTTACCAGGAGATATTTCAAGCGAGTGGTTACCACAGAAACAATCCTGGCCAATGTTTTCCAGAAATTTGCAAGAAAAGGAGAACTGAGAATGCTCAATATACCACCACTCCTAGCAGTTCATCTTCTACAGCAGCAGATAGAATCAGCTGGGGACAAGCATTGCAGGGTCACCATGGAACTGCAGAAATAGAGTTCAATGATAAGCTTGGCACAACAGGACCAAAGAATGGAATCAGTAAATCTGTACGAGATGTGTATGCTCACTCTATGGTGACAGAGAATTGCCCAGTTCAAAATAGTAGTATAGATCAGTTTTCACTTAGCAAAGCAGTGTTTGCTGACCTGCAAACTTCTGGATTTATGCTCAACTTTGGTCCCACAGAAAGGATGACAAAGAAGAGATCCAAGGGATCTACACGGGTGCGGGACTTGGCCTCCCTTACTTCAATTCCGCAGTGTACCCAATTGCAATCAACCCCTCAGAAAACAGCACCAACATCGGATGATAGGCAAGGAACTGAAACTGTTCGGAGTCCACAAGCTTGTCTAGAAGCCCTTGTTGCAGAAAACTATGCAAAGAAAAAGAGGACAAGAAAAGCAACCCTGCCTGTCAATTCGGTCTACTCCAGCATGAACCAAGTGCATCTGCAAGAGAACAAGACTGCTATGTATGATCAAAACCAGCGCTCAGCCACATCAATACCCATAGATGAAATTGTTCACAGATTGAAGCATCTAAACATCAATGGAGAAACCAACAGATTCCCAGGCCCAGAGCAAAATGCATTGGTTCCTTACAATGGCAACACCACAATGGTTCCTTATGAGGGGTTGTTTGATCCTACAAGAAAACGACGGCCACGACCCAAAGTTGACCTTGACCCAGAGACAAATAGAGTTTGGAAGCTTCTGATGGGGAAGGAAGCCAGCGAAGAGATGGAACAGATGGACAAGGACAAGGACAAAGAGAAATggtgggaagaagaaaggagagtaTTCCGCGGACGGGCAGACTCATTCATTGCCCGCATGCATCTTGTCCAAGGTACAAAACAAAACCTATTTGCATTCCCCAGTTCAAATTTCTAGTACTTGGCAGTGCTGCATACCTCTCGCATCTGATTGATGATTCCCCCCGGGCAATTAAGTTTGTGATTGAACCATATGAAGGACCTGTCAGGCTACGATCATTTTTGCCTGTGGAAGCAAATAAAGATAGATTTAGATTATCTTCCTAGTGATGGCCTACACTATAGAAgttaataaaaatcaataaaaatcaaatcaatacatAAGAACAGGGAGAAGGCAAGTGACAAACTACAAGAAAAAGTGCTGCATTAAGACTCTGCCTCACATTATTAAACAATAAgaataagaaatatatatatatatatatataagtactAGAAAACATTTTAAAACTGACATTTAGACTGcttccaaattttaattttggtgttAGAATGTTGAGTCGTGCAAATTCAAGTAACTATTTTTGGTTCATTCAGTGGACAACAGTCCAAATGGTTCTGACAATTTGAATGGTCTATTCCCACAACAAAGATACCAAACTTATGTATATTACAAATACATGTTCTTGGCAGACTTCTATCTTTAACAGGAAAATTATGTTTTCCATAGGTGATAGGCGCTTCTCCCAGTGGAAAGGATCAGTAGTGGACTCAGTCGTTGGGGTCTTTCTTACTCAGAATGTATCTGATCATCTTTCCAGGTGAACTTCCATTGCCAAACTATATTCCAGAAGAGATAATCAAATTAATGACCATTGATGATACTTATTTCATTTCCTTTCGTTTGCAGCTCGGCCTTCATGTCCCTTGCTGCAAGATTTCCACTGCAGTCAAAGAGCAATGACGGAGCATGCTGTAAAGAAGGAATAAATACATTACTTAAAGAGTCAGAGGTGTGCATTCCAGAAACGGTAGACACCATCAAATGGCATGAAAAAATGCCAAGTCAGCTTGTCTGTGATCAGAGCTCAATGACGTTCCATGAAGCTGGACAGATTGAAGAACGAGAGGTAGACAACAGCAATGAATCCTTTGGGAGCAATACGGCAGATGGAAGCTCCACTGACAATTCAAGAGGCAAGCAGTCACCTGTTTGCAGGAGCAGTCTAGAGATGTCCCATGATTTGCTGCTGAAAAGAACGGAAAGTGTGACCACTAACAGAGGAGTCGCGAATTTTACAGGAGGAGAGGATAGAAGAGCACTTGAAGATGCACTTTCCTCACAAAACTCCACAGAGTCATCTACTTTCCAGATCACTGAAAGGAATGGATCATGCTCAGACTCCAACTCAGAAGCTGAAGATCTGGTAACACACAGTCCATCTAAACCATCACCAGATTGTTTTGGTGACTGCACTTTTACGGAGCTACTACAGATGGAAGGAAGCGCCATGTTCCAAGAGTATTACGGAGGTGGGAGTTCTTTATTTAACCTTAGCACCAAGGGTGAGCAGAACCAATCAAAAGGTATGGACTCAGAAAATCACAGATCAAGCATGGGCAGGATAGACTGCTTAAAAGATTTATCTGCACCCATCTACCCTTCCAAATCATACCAGCCCCAAACACAAGTTCCTATCATCAATTCCAGTACATGCAGTTTGCACGTGACCCAAGACTCAGGAATTCTGGAAGTCCAGTGCCCAGATACGTTAGGAGAAGAAAGCAAATCTCCCTTGCCGTCACTTGCTTCAGAAATCGGTCAAGTCACCGAGACAACACATGCCAATTCCACTAGAAAACAAAATGCAGTAGTGCCACAGACTGTAAGTGAAACTACAGTTCAGAAAGTACCATCAAGTGCTCAAGCAGAACAACCAACTGGTCTGTATGGATCTTTAAACAAGCATCAGACCCAGACATTGGTTGAAAAGCAAAAGAGTGGAATGAACCAAGTATCAAGTTCCCCAGTATATTCAGATGTTTTAGATGTGGAAAGGGGATGTTTAGCAGATCAAGAAAAATCCATAGAGAATAAGGTGATTCAATCAAACTTTAAAGAGCAAGTTTACAACTCAGCCACTGGCAGTACAAAGAATTTGAAAGCAAAAAAGAACGAGgcagggaaaaagaaggaattTGATTGGGATAGTTTAAGAAAGCAAGCTTAtgcaaaggttgggaaaagagaaaaaagtagCAATACAATGGACTCACTGGATTGGGAAGCAGTGAGATGTGCAGATGTTAATGAGATTGCCAAAGCCATCAAAGAAAGAGGAATGAACAACATGCTTGCCGAGAGAATCAAGGTATGCAAATGTCATTCCATCTCACTAGCCTTCAAATTTGGAAGTAGGCTGAGATAAAAAGGGCTTAAGAAGGCTGAGTACTCACATAATTTCTGCAGGATTTCCTCAACCGACTGGTTAGGGAACATGAAGGCATTGATCTTGAATGGTTAAGGGATGTTCCACCTGACCAAACAAAGTAAGCCCTCGATTTAAATATGTAAACCACCTCCTTGCAAACATAGATTCACACACATCCAATCTATCATTTCAGCAGTCCATTGTTTATTCAAATGTTCAATTGCTTGCAGGGAGTTCCTGCTGAGCATAAGGGGATTGGGTCTGAAAAGTGTGGAGTGTGTACGGCTTTTGACACTTCATCATCTTGCTTTTCCAGTAAGTCTAGACAATAAGTGAATGATTATAAAATGCATAGGATAAAGCCAAACTTACACAATATTCTACTTTGGTATGGTTTCAACAAGGTTGACACAAATGTCGGACGCATAGCTGTGAGGCTGGGATGGGTGCCACTACAACCACTGCCCGAGTCACTACAATTGCATCTTTTAGAAATGTAAGTATGGTGTGCCAACCAAGTACTACCAACTTTTTCCCTGACATGAAAATGTTAACCTTCAAATATACAGGTACCCAATGCTGGAGTCAATTCAGAAATATCTTTGGCCGCGGCTCTGCACACTAGATCAACGGACACTGTAATTCCAGAATTCCCCTTCAGTACATTTACTATTcattttattcatcaaaaaaaaatattcatttagAGTAGCATCAATCTCTTGTATGAATTCAAAAAGGCAATAATAGTACCACCAAAACTAATACTGATTGAATTTGTGAAAAACAGATATGAATTGCATTATCAGATGATTACATTTGGAAAGGTAGATTGTTGTATTTACTAGAAATTTGAATTAAGACTTTCCCTCACTTGTTATCAAGCATGTGCAACAGCTAATTCAGATGGTTTTCTTTGAGTCTCATGCAGGTTTTCTGTACAAAGAGCAAGCCTAATTGTAATGCATGTCCAATGAGAGGAGAGTGCAAACACTTTGCCAGTGCTTTTGCAAGGTTTCATACCATCTACCCAAAAACAATTGCATGAGAATAAATCAAACTTTCCAGAAATGAGCCTACTAATAAATATGTTTGGATGCAGTGCAAGGTTTGCCCTGCCAGCTCCAGAGGAGAAGGGTATGGTAAGTTCAACTGTACCAGTTGCAGCCGAGCACAACCCAACTTTGGGTATCAACAACCTAACAATGGGCATCAACCCAATGCCACTGCCTCTGCCTGAGGCTGGGGCAAACCCACTTACAGTGGCAGCACCAGAATacaggaaagaaaacaaaaactgcGAACCTATTGTTGAAGTCCCAGCAACACCAGAGCCTGAATATACAGAGATATCACAAAGTGATATTGAAGATTTTCTTGACGAGGATCCTGATGAAATCCCAACAATCAAACTTAACATTGAAGAGTTCACGATGAACTTACAGAATTATATGCAAGAGTATAGCATGGAACTTCAAGAGGGAGACATGTCTAAGGCTTTAGTTGCTTTGACTCCGGAAACTGCTTCTATCCCTGTGCCCAAGCTGAAGAATGTAAGCAGGTTACGCACAGAGCACGAAGTGTAAGTCAGCACCATCTTCCCCTTCTTCATATTAATCttctttcttatatttttttctttgtttcattttcattttttggttggTAACACGAAGAGAAATACTGTATTTGGTCCTCTAAACATGTAGTGCTAAAATAAATTCATATGTGGCACTACTTCCAACAATCAATTTGGATTTGTTTCAAAACAGTACTTGTtgaatttaagaatttttttcagACAGACTCTAGCTAGCCAGAACAAACTAAGACAAAGTTATAAGACATTATGAATTATCCTATTCTGTATCACTGAGCTCTGACTTAGTGACCTAATTTCCCTGTCCATTGTTTAAACTTAAAGCAAACCTGGTATCATTAAATTGAATATCAATATTTATTAACCAGGCATTTGCTTTCATAAGTATATAAGGTGCCAAGCTGTAGGGATGACTCAAATCCTACAGGATCTATACTAATTTCCTTTCTACCTGATTGCAGTTACGAGCTACCTGATTCACACCATCTTCTGAAAGGGGTCAGTTATACTCCGCTATTATTTGAAACTCTATTGGCTTACACATAGAACTTCCATTGCTGACTAAAATACACTTTACAGATGGACAAGCGAGAACCAGATGATCCATGCTCATACCTACTCGCTATATGGACTCCAGGTATGCACATAGGTGTGAAATGGGTGCTAAGCAGCCATGTGTTGCCCATGTGCCAACAGTATACCAACCAAATCAACTTTAAAGCATACTAATGAaatcattcatccaaaaaaaaaaaaaaaggaaagcattaAACTTGTGATTTATGATAAAGATTGTTATCGTGCAGTAATATGAGGGGCCCACATTACTGGAAATACAGAAATACCATTAACAAGTTAGCCTCGGAGCTATTTgatccaaatgatgatatgtgATTATTTCATTGTTTACttatttgatgatttaataCCCTATTTCCAATATCAGGTGAAACTGCAGAATCAATCGAACCACCAAGAAGCAGTTGTAGTTCTCAAGAATCAGGCGAACTATGCAGTGAGAAGACATGCTTTTCATGCAACAGTATACGAGAAGCAAATTCCCAAACAGTCCGAGGGACTCTTTTGGTGAGGAAAAACCATAAGCCATACACGAAAATAATTTTCAATGACAGAAAAATCCAATTCAACAGACTGCTTTTAGACACTGACTAATATTTACAACACTCAATTGAACAGATACCGTGCCGAACAGCAATGAGGGGTAGCTTCCCACTCAATGGTACATATTTTCAGGTCAATGAGGTAAAAAACTTATTTTGAATCTCTGCTTACCAAATAATTATAGTGCGCCTCAAACATAGGATTTTGTTGAGTCAAGTGGCAATTGTAAAATATGATTCCCATCCAGGTATTT is part of the Macadamia integrifolia cultivar HAES 741 chromosome 9, SCU_Mint_v3, whole genome shotgun sequence genome and encodes:
- the LOC122089171 gene encoding DNA glycosylase/AP lyase ROS1-like, coding for MDFGRGLSIPEEKMKDFQIQGSWNPATQSEPIPTRLQSIPAERQGSQMSSTNWQESMRYPAGFCPETPSANGAAACVDTMASHGQNRRLYNWYSTADLAGGSRGGSGALVESHTEAMRNVTAGPNFPFLDLLNMTSRTPAASSSASASANPQGSNLFFPVSYSASNYNQRQPISAGMLLANQDRSLNYESWNKGNSQSQPLNGFPVHRRSYDLNSLPKTIADGVSNGATSIQFAPVTPDKKQIIQDQTRSGRADLSVGEKSYKEQDKQEVFVTPNRNEAIELNSGGCSMPMSCMSEVVELQSELSHPLVGTSSVAVSTTLKENHDLGNVGDNGFDLNKTPLQKPKRKKHRPKVVVEGKRKRTPKQASDKQNPTVKRKYVRKKALKTSETPPAEAVGEAIELSPSLTVKSCRRVLNFDLEDQGRDEDPCKSLNNQEGLLLNSVESSSSRWMFNTNSESQAQDLSKAIDGGSGTKSNVQLDQAVEVIAENSSGRIEYDRNCSLNQVVKNYISLPETTAPAPQPTMRDPPKESSNCLPTNRNEMEKPCSSLSNGKNSHPLIQQHAQVEEISRMVFQTGATLDKNEKPGQPLSQCGSQSLSKRQNDPYSNLHVPFVETEQARGSKREYFHTIDKTDAQTICMRRVQQNSLQAYQEIFQASGYHRNNPGQCFPEICKKRRTENAQYTTTPSSSSSTAADRISWGQALQGHHGTAEIEFNDKLGTTGPKNGISKSVRDVYAHSMVTENCPVQNSSIDQFSLSKAVFADLQTSGFMLNFGPTERMTKKRSKGSTRVRDLASLTSIPQCTQLQSTPQKTAPTSDDRQGTETVRSPQACLEALVAENYAKKKRTRKATLPVNSVYSSMNQVHLQENKTAMYDQNQRSATSIPIDEIVHRLKHLNINGETNRFPGPEQNALVPYNGNTTMVPYEGLFDPTRKRRPRPKVDLDPETNRVWKLLMGKEASEEMEQMDKDKDKEKWWEEERRVFRGRADSFIARMHLVQGDRRFSQWKGSVVDSVVGVFLTQNVSDHLSSSAFMSLAARFPLQSKSNDGACCKEGINTLLKESEVCIPETVDTIKWHEKMPSQLVCDQSSMTFHEAGQIEEREVDNSNESFGSNTADGSSTDNSRGKQSPVCRSSLEMSHDLLLKRTESVTTNRGVANFTGGEDRRALEDALSSQNSTESSTFQITERNGSCSDSNSEAEDLVTHSPSKPSPDCFGDCTFTELLQMEGSAMFQEYYGGGSSLFNLSTKGEQNQSKGMDSENHRSSMGRIDCLKDLSAPIYPSKSYQPQTQVPIINSSTCSLHVTQDSGILEVQCPDTLGEESKSPLPSLASEIGQVTETTHANSTRKQNAVVPQTVSETTVQKVPSSAQAEQPTGLYGSLNKHQTQTLVEKQKSGMNQVSSSPVYSDVLDVERGCLADQEKSIENKVIQSNFKEQVYNSATGSTKNLKAKKNEAGKKKEFDWDSLRKQAYAKVGKREKSSNTMDSLDWEAVRCADVNEIAKAIKERGMNNMLAERIKDFLNRLVREHEGIDLEWLRDVPPDQTKEFLLSIRGLGLKSVECVRLLTLHHLAFPVDTNVGRIAVRLGWVPLQPLPESLQLHLLEMYPMLESIQKYLWPRLCTLDQRTLYELHYQMITFGKVFCTKSKPNCNACPMRGECKHFASAFASARFALPAPEEKGMVSSTVPVAAEHNPTLGINNLTMGINPMPLPLPEAGANPLTVAAPEYRKENKNCEPIVEVPATPEPEYTEISQSDIEDFLDEDPDEIPTIKLNIEEFTMNLQNYMQEYSMELQEGDMSKALVALTPETASIPVPKLKNVSRLRTEHEVYELPDSHHLLKGMDKREPDDPCSYLLAIWTPGETAESIEPPRSSCSSQESGELCSEKTCFSCNSIREANSQTVRGTLLIPCRTAMRGSFPLNGTYFQVNEVFADHDSSVKPIDVPRAWLWNLPRRTVYFGTSIPTIFKGLTTEGIQHCFWRGFVCVRGFDQKTRAPRPLMARLHFPASKLTRAKTQ